A stretch of the Lineus longissimus chromosome 12, tnLinLong1.2, whole genome shotgun sequence genome encodes the following:
- the LOC135497209 gene encoding uncharacterized protein LOC135497209 has protein sequence MESRFANFSSLLKLKRAMAVSMKYARKLKNKDPDTCPPVTTDDLKQAEDQIIRLVQGKAYPEELASLSKGTRSAVKAGSKIAPLDPFLDDKGIIRVGGRLSRSSMSYEVKHPVLIPRTCHLASLIVKRFHQKVGHSGRGMTLNSIRQAGFWIVNARSIVAKFIMGCVCCRKLRGNPCVQKMSDLPTDRLEPAAPFSYAAVDLFGPFTVKSGRSEPKRWGVMFTCLASRAIHIETANQLTTDSFLNAYRRCVSRRGKIRFLRCDRGSNFVGGQNQLLAALQEMDRDKIKHELLKDDCDWVDFEMNFPVSSHMGGVWERMIGAARKVLSALLMGTGAQLDDELLRTLLCEVEYIVNSRPLTVVDSTSADLEPLSPIQLLTLKSQVVKPPPGKFVKQDIYSKKRWRCVQALANQFWERWRGEFLVMLQPRKKWLSQQRNLEPGDVVMLVEEGQPRCAWPLARVTKVCPSQDKLVRKVEIFVGKTKSLLDRPVHKLILLVKNRDNPVEESETLE, from the coding sequence ATGGAAAGCAGGTTCGCCAACTTCTCCTCTCTGTTGAAACTGAAGAGGGCCATGGCTGTGAGCATGAAGTATGCCAGGAAATTGAAGAACAAGGATCCTGACACTTGTCCTCCAGTCACTACTGATGACCTGAAGCAGGCAGAGGATCAGATAATAAGGTTAGTCCAAGGTAAGGCGTATCCTGAAGAGCTAGCATCCCTGAGCAAAGGGACTAGATCTGCTGTCAAAGCTGGCAGCAAAATTGCGCCATTGGATCCCTTCCTGGATGATAAGGGGATTATTAGAGTTGGTGGTCGCCTGAGTCGATCATCCATGTCATATGAAGTCAAGCATCCAGTATTGATTCCGCGTACTTGTCACTTAGCTAGCTTGATAGTTAAACGTTTCCACCAGAAGGTTGGTCATTCCGGTAGAGGAATGACGTTAAACAGTATCAGACAGGCTGGGTTTTGGATTGTAAATGCCCGGTCGATAGTTGCTAAGTTCATCATGGGCTGTGTGTGTTGTAGAAAGCTTCGGGGAAACCCCTGTGTTCAAAAAATGTCTGACCTGCCTACCGACCGCTTGGAGCCAGCCGCCCCCTTCAGCTATGCTGCCGTTGATCTATTTGGCCCTTTCACTGTCAAGTCCGGTCGTAGCGAACCCAAGCGTTGGGGTGTTATGTTCACGTGTCTGGCCAGTCGTGCGATTCATATCGAGACCGCAAATCAATTGACCACAGATTCATTTCTCAATGCGTACCGCCGATGTGTGAGTAGACGTGGCAAAATCCGATTTTTGCGATGCGATCGTGGTTCGAACTTCGTAGGTGGACAGAATCAATTGTTAGCAGCGTTGCAGGAAATGGATCGCGATAAGATCAAGCATGAGTTGCTGAAAGACGATTGTGACTGGGTTGATTTCGAAATGAACTTTCCTGTGAGCAGTCACATGGGCGGTGTATGGGAACGAATGATTGGCGCAGCGCGTAAGGTGTTGTCTGCTCTGCTCATGGGCACAGGAGCTCAGCTTGATGACGAGTTGTTACGTACATTACTCTGCGAGGTTGAGTACATAGTTAACTCGCGCCCGTTAACAGTTGTAGATTCCACTTCTGCGGACCTAGAGCCCCTGTCACCAATTCAGCTGCTTACCCTGAAATCTCAGGTGGTGAAGCCACCACCGGGCAAGTTCGTTAAACAGGACATATACTCTAAGAAAAGGTGGCGTTGTGTACAGGCTCTTGCTAACCAATTTTGGGAGCGTTGGCGTGGCGAATTTTTGGTAATGCTGCAGCCTAGGAAGAAATGGCTCAGCCAGCAGAGAAATCTTGAGCCTGGTGATGTTGTAATGCTCGTAGAAGAGGGCCAGCCTAGATGCGCATGGCCTCTGGCTCGTGTTACAAAGGTGTGTCCTAGTCAGGACAAGTTGGTCAGAAAGGTTGAAATTTTTGTTGGGAAAACCAAATCCCTGTTGGATAGACCAGTACATAAGTTGATCCTCCTGGTGAAGAACCGGGACAATCCTGTTGAGGAGAGTGAAACTCTGGAGTAG
- the LOC135497210 gene encoding uncharacterized protein LOC135497210: MHRRGLDLLADAADRQTTMFLQQESRRLADELQHMQTQLQALSDSRQRASRDWISSRWASTPIPPQPNFSSVEATCSKARCTMPTAEATAHAVDINTGIDPPQSRTPPVLPARDPSPTNHEKSADSGFDLSKAISTLADVLVRRGEGLPKKEPEVFKGDIFSYPSWKNSFNVLVEGRYPSAMDRLYYLGRYTAGDAKRCIKGLLDLNTCEAYAKAKQILEERFGDRLKLSENFRNRLDKWPSVKPGDGKGMQELSDFLCECETAMTSLSNLNILNDAIEQRRVIDKLPRFMQERWLTVVDKWRFGADSDGSGQVVNDSYPPFSRLVQFVKKHARIMSNPILDRSSSAPTKSVVSVKPAQRSSFATGTETITEKVTGPTKCVLCPKDNTHAIDSCVKFKNMSLSDRKEAVKKHGLCLGCLKWGHRVRDCKSKHKCKTCSRAHPTFLHDDSFKPVESTVHCTESSDVGSECLHTMIVPVYVYHEDDPSREVLVYTLLDDQSDTCFVSESVLEGIDKRGDSTYLKINTVLAEGVVPAERVTGLMVRGFGESAKISLPVVFSRKGIGACRSQIPRQTSAKQWRHLKGVAPKIMPYREDIEIGMLIGQNCARAIRPRQIVAGGEDDPYGVKTALGWGVVGRMDKLGSRLANSQDRFVYRTRTKEINPSDILQVLGQDFADTNDVDSHSLSVEDRLFIEKVSSGIKLRDDGHFEIPLPFREDQVRLPNNRVMAMKRTQSLKARIRKDAKYGEEYVKFMSKLIDAGQAERVPENELDLDNGSVWYIPHHMVSHPHKEGKYRVVFDCAASYQGEALNGHLLRGPDLINNLVGVLARFRKEEVAFTCDVQGMFLQVVVPPRHRNYLRFLWWEDGDVSKEPVDYRCTVHLFGATSSANCANYALKATAERFKDDYEPQVATFFNRNFYVDDGATSVLTTSQAISLALGSVSMAGKGGFTLHKILCNNKEVLKHIPNQYLSENLQCLELGNTQLPVEKTLGVVWCVESDMLRFRVEINDKPLTRRGLLSTVSSIYDPLGLISPFILTGKRILKELCLSGSSWDDPLPDNVRNEWERWRTELLELPKVSIPRCYRAGTLEGPVTNVELHHFSDACFSGYGQCSYVRLEDATGNCTTSLVMAKSRVTPAKAVTIPRLELTAALLSARLAAFGGRAQNFSFQDQCRPFLNVQW, from the exons ATGCACCGAAGAGGACTCGATCTTTTGGCGGATGCTGCTGACAGGCAGACTACGATGTTTCTCCAACAGGAGAGTAGGAGATTGGCTGATGAACTGCAGCATATGCAGACGCAGTTGCAAGCACTGTCAGATAGTCGGCAGAGAGCATCGAGGGACTGGATTTCCTCTCGTTGGGCGTCGACGCCCATTCCGCCACAGCCAAATTTCTCCTCCGTTGAAGCCACATGTAGCAAGGCGAGATGCACTATGCCCACTGCAGAGGCTACAGCTCATGCCGTGGATATAAATACTGGCATTGATCCTCCGCAATCCAGGACGCCTCCTGTTTTGCCTGCTAGGGACCCCAGTCCAACTAATCATGAGAAGTCCGCTGACAGTGGCTTTGATCTTTCGAAGGCAATATCGACTCTCGCCGATGTGTTGGTGCGGCGGGGGGAAGGACTTCCTAAAAAGGAACCGGAAGTTTTCAAAGGCGACATCTTTTCGTATCCATCCTGGAAAAATTCATTTAATGTGTTGGTTGAGGGCAGATACCCATCAGCTATGGACAGATTGTACTATCTCGGTCGTTACACTGCAGGAGATGCAAAGCGTTGCATTAAAGGCCTGCTTGATTTGAACACCTGTGAAGCATATGCTAAGGCAAAGCAGATTCTCGAAGAGCGTTTCGGAGATCGGTTGAAGTTGTCTGAGAACTTTCGTAATCGCTTAGACAAGTGGCCGTCAGTCAAGCCTGGTGACGGTAAAGGCATGCAGGAGCTATCGGATTTCTTGTGCGAGTGTGAGACGGCTATGaccagtttgtcaaatctgaatattttgaatgaCGCGATTGAGCAACGCCGTGTGATAGACAAGTTACCTCGTTTTATGCAAGAAAGGTGGCTCACAGTTGTGGATAAATGGAGATTTGGAGCTGATAGTGACGGGTCCGGCCAGGTTGTGAACGACTCATATCCACCATTTTCCAGACTTGTACAGTTTGTAAAGAAACACGCGCGAATCATGTCAAATCCAATCCTGGATAGGTCGTCCAGCGCACCTACCAAATCCGTTGTTAGTGTGAAACCTGCGCAGAGATCCAGCTTCGCTACCGGAACAGAAACTATAACTGAAAAGGTCACAGGGCCAACAAAGTGTGTGCTCTGTCCAAAGGACAACACTCATGCAATTGACTCATGTGTGAAATTCAAGAATATGTCTCTTAGTGATAGAAAGGAAGCCGTAAAGAAGCATGGGTTGTGCCTGGGGTGCCTTAAATGGGGTCATCGGGTTAGGGACTGCAAAAGCAAGCATAAATGCAAAACCTGCTCTCGTGCCCACCCCACGTTTCTTCACGACGACtctttcaaacctgttgaatctACTGTGCATTGTACAGAGTCAAGTGATGTGGGCTCAGAATGTCTGCACACTATGATTGTGCCAGTGTATGTGTATCATGAAGACGACCCCTCGCGGGAGGTGTTGGTTTACACATTGTTGGATGATCAATCTGACACTTGTTTCGTATCTGAGTCAGTGCTGGAGGGCAttgataagagaggtgatagcaCCTATCTCAAAATCAACACAGTGTTGGCAGAAGGTGTTGTGCCAGCTGAGCGGGTGACAGGCCTCATGGTCCGGGGTTTTGGtgaatctgcaaaaataagccTCCCTGTAGTCTTTTCGCGTAAAGGCATCGGTGCCTGCCGCTCACAGATACCGCGTCAAACCAGCGCGAAACAGTGGCGCCACCTCAAAGGGGTGGCACCTAAGATTATGCCATACCGTGAGGATATCGAGATTGGCATGTTGATCGGTCAAAATTGCGCGCGCGCCATCAGGCCAAGGCAGATTGTCGCTGGGGGAGAAGATGATCCGTATGGTGTTAAAACGGCGCTAGGTTGGGGCGTGGTTGGCAGGATGGATAAATTAGGGTCAAGGCTTGCTAATTCACAAGATCGTTTCGTGTACAGAACTCGTACAAAAGAAATTAACCCCTCTGATATTTTGCAGGTACTCGGCCAAGACTTTGCCGATACTAATGATGTTGATTCTCATTCTCTATCTGTTGAAGACAGGTTGTTCATTGAAAAGGTTTCCAGTGGCATCAAACTCCGTGATGATGGACACTTTGAAATTCCCCTCCCGTTTCGTGAGGATCAGGTGAGACTTCCCAACAACCGAGTGATGGCTATGAAGCGTACGCAGAGTCTCAAGGCGAGGATTAGAAAGGATGCTAAGTATGGTGAAGAATATGTGAAATTCATGAGTAAGCTCATAGATGCCGGCCAGGCTGAGAGAGTGCCAGAAAACGAATTAGATCTGGACAATGGTTCTGTATGGTACATTCCCCATCACATGGTCTCACATCCTCACAAGGAGGGTAAGTATAGGGTCGTGTTTGATTGCGCCGCGTCCTATCAAGGAGAGGCATTAAATGGCCATTTGCTCCGGGGACCGGATTTAATAAACAATCTTGTCGGTGTCCTGGCCCGCTTCAGGAAGGAAGAAGTGGCATTCACGTGTGATGTCCAGGGTATGTTTCTACAGGTGGTCGTGCCCCCCCGCCACAGAAATTATTTGCGATTTCTGTGGTGGGAGGACGGCGATGTCAGCAAGGAGCCAGTTGATTACAGGTGTACTGTGCATCTATTTGGCGCGACCTCGTCTGCAAATTGCGCAAACTATGCCCTAAAGGCAACAGCTGAGAGATTCAAGGACGACTACGAGCCCCAGGTGGCGACTTTCTTTAACAGGAATTTCTATGTAGATGATGGGGCCACCTCCGTTTTGACAACAAGTCAGGCTATTAGCCTAGCTTTGGGCTCTGTGAGTATGGCTGGGAAGGGAGGGTTCACCCTTCACAAGATACTTTGCAACAATAAAGAGGTGTTGAAACATATTCCCAATCAATACTTGTCAGAGAACCTCCAATGTCTTGAGCTTGGTAATACTCAACTACCTGTTGAAAAGACTctaggagttgtgtggtgtgtTGAATCTGACATGCTACGATTTAGGGTGGAGATCAATGACAAGCCATTGACCAGACGTGGCTTGTTATCCACCGTCAGTTCCATCTATGATCCCCTTGGTCTAATATCGCCTTTCATACTTACAGGAAAACGAATTCTGAAGGAGTTGTGTTTGAGTGGTTCTTCCTGGGACGACCCTCTTCCTGACAATGTAAGGAACGAGTGGGAAAGATGGAGGACCGAGCTGCTAGAATTGCCCAAGGTTTCCATTCCTAGGTGTTATCGGGCTGGCACGCTTGAAGGGCCGGTGACTAATGTCGAGCTACATCATTTCAGTGATGCTTGCTTCTCTGGGTATGGTCAGTGCAGTTATGTTCGGCTTGAAGACGCTACCGGTAACTGCACTACTTCTCTGGTGATGGCCAAGTCGAGGGTTACTCCTGCCAAAGCTGTGACAATTCCCAGGCTGGAGTTAACTGCGGCACTCCTGTCAGCTAGG CTAGCCGCCTTTGGTGGCAGGGCCCAGAATTTCTCGTTTCAGGACCAGTGCCGACCCTTCCTGAATGTCCAGTGGTGA